A genome region from Neptunomonas japonica JAMM 1380 includes the following:
- the aspS gene encoding aspartate--tRNA ligase, with protein MRSHYCGDLRKEHIGEEITLTGWVHRRRDHGGVIFLDVRDRQGIAQVVFDPEREESFAIANSVRSEFVIEVKGLVRHRPDGTVNSDMPTGEIEVLGLELNILNKAETPPFPLDDHQKVGEDVRLRHRYIDLRRPEMQEKLRFRSKVSNAIRNYLDDNGFLDIETPILNRATPEGARDFLVPSRTHEGAFFALPQSPQLFKQLLMVSGFDRYYQIAKCFRDEDLRADRQPEFTQIDIETSFMNEEEIMGMTETMIRKLFLELKGVDLGDFPRMPYSEAMQRFGSDKPDLRFAMELVDVADLMAEIEFKVFAGPAKDPKGRVAALKVPGGAKLTRKNIDDYTKFVSIYGAKGLAWIKVNEIEKGVEGLQSPIIKFLGNDVTMAIMERLGAENGDLVFFGADKEKIVSEALGALRIKVGEDLEMSQCEWAPLWVVDFPMFEETSDGGLTALHHPFTAPSCTAEELKADPLSALSRAYDMVLNGCELGGGSIRIHNQEMQAQVLEILGISDEEADDKFGFLLNALKYGAPPHGGLAFGLDRLIMLMTGTDSIREVIAFPKTQSASCMMTNAPGEVSAAQLRELNIKLRKTP; from the coding sequence ATGCGCAGCCATTATTGCGGCGATTTGAGAAAAGAACATATCGGCGAAGAAATTACTTTAACAGGCTGGGTACATCGCCGCCGTGATCATGGTGGAGTTATCTTTCTTGATGTACGTGATCGCCAAGGTATCGCTCAGGTTGTTTTTGATCCAGAACGTGAAGAAAGTTTTGCTATTGCAAACAGTGTGCGTAGCGAATTTGTAATTGAAGTTAAAGGTTTGGTTCGTCATCGTCCAGATGGAACGGTCAACAGTGATATGCCTACGGGTGAAATTGAGGTGTTAGGTCTAGAACTGAACATCCTTAATAAAGCTGAGACGCCTCCGTTCCCGTTGGATGATCATCAAAAAGTAGGCGAAGATGTTCGCTTGCGTCACCGTTATATCGACCTTCGTCGTCCTGAAATGCAGGAAAAATTACGTTTTCGTTCTAAAGTATCGAACGCCATTCGTAATTACCTAGATGATAACGGCTTCCTTGATATCGAAACGCCTATCTTGAACCGTGCTACGCCAGAAGGCGCGCGTGATTTCTTGGTGCCGAGTCGTACGCATGAGGGTGCCTTCTTTGCACTTCCTCAGTCTCCACAGCTATTCAAGCAGCTGCTAATGGTCTCGGGCTTTGACCGTTACTATCAGATCGCTAAATGTTTCCGTGATGAAGACCTGCGTGCTGACCGCCAACCTGAATTTACCCAGATTGACATCGAAACTTCTTTTATGAATGAAGAAGAGATCATGGGTATGACAGAAACCATGATTCGTAAATTGTTTCTTGAGTTAAAAGGGGTCGACCTGGGTGATTTCCCTCGTATGCCATACTCTGAAGCGATGCAACGTTTTGGTTCTGATAAGCCTGATCTTCGTTTTGCAATGGAGTTGGTCGATGTTGCTGACTTGATGGCTGAGATCGAATTTAAAGTCTTTGCAGGCCCTGCTAAAGATCCTAAAGGCCGTGTCGCCGCGCTTAAAGTTCCTGGTGGCGCTAAGCTGACGCGTAAAAATATTGATGACTACACAAAATTCGTTAGCATTTATGGTGCTAAAGGTTTGGCGTGGATCAAGGTTAACGAAATTGAAAAAGGCGTAGAAGGTCTTCAGTCTCCTATCATTAAGTTCTTAGGTAATGATGTGACGATGGCGATTATGGAACGTTTGGGTGCTGAAAATGGCGACCTTGTGTTCTTTGGTGCCGATAAAGAGAAGATTGTTTCTGAAGCACTGGGTGCGCTACGTATTAAAGTGGGTGAAGACCTTGAGATGTCTCAGTGCGAATGGGCTCCACTATGGGTTGTTGACTTCCCCATGTTTGAAGAGACCAGCGATGGTGGCTTAACGGCGCTACATCATCCGTTTACTGCACCTAGCTGTACGGCTGAAGAATTAAAAGCTGATCCTTTATCGGCCCTGTCTCGTGCATACGATATGGTGCTTAACGGTTGTGAACTGGGTGGTGGTTCAATTCGTATTCATAACCAAGAAATGCAGGCTCAGGTCTTAGAAATCTTGGGCATATCTGATGAAGAAGCAGATGACAAGTTTGGATTCTTGTTGAATGCACTTAAATATGGTGCTCCACCGCACGGTGGCTTGGCATTTGGTTTGGATCGTCTCATTATGTTGATGACCGGTACTGACTCTATTCGTGAAGTTATCGCCTTCCCTAAAACGCAGAGTGCATCTTGTATGATGACGAATGCGCCAGGTGAAGTAAGTGCAGCTCAGCTTCGCGAGCTTAATATTAAGTTGCGTAAAACACCTTAG
- a CDS encoding YebC/PmpR family DNA-binding transcriptional regulator, with amino-acid sequence MAGHSKFANIKHRKAAQDAKRGKIFTKLIRELVVAAKEGGGNPDDNPRLRAAIDKSLGSNMKRDTIEKAVQRGAGGGEGENYDELTYEGYGSGGVAFLVETMTDNVNRTVSQVRSAFSKAGGNLGTSGSVAYLFEKKGLLSFEAGADEDAIMEAALELGADDVVTHDDGSIDVFTAPADFLDVKEGLIAAGLEAAHDEVSMVPSTTAELDVEGGRKVLRLLDTLEDLDDVQNVYHNAEIPEESLQE; translated from the coding sequence ATGGCAGGCCATTCGAAGTTCGCTAACATCAAGCACCGCAAGGCTGCACAAGATGCGAAGCGAGGAAAGATATTTACTAAACTTATTCGTGAGCTAGTCGTGGCAGCGAAAGAGGGTGGCGGTAATCCAGATGATAACCCTCGTTTGCGTGCAGCGATAGATAAAAGCCTTGGCTCTAATATGAAGCGCGATACTATCGAAAAAGCGGTGCAGCGTGGTGCGGGCGGTGGCGAAGGTGAAAACTACGATGAATTAACCTATGAAGGTTATGGTTCAGGTGGTGTTGCTTTTCTAGTTGAAACGATGACAGACAATGTAAACCGTACCGTTTCCCAAGTGCGCTCGGCATTCTCAAAAGCAGGTGGTAATTTAGGTACCAGTGGTTCAGTTGCTTATTTGTTTGAAAAGAAAGGTCTATTATCTTTTGAGGCCGGTGCAGATGAAGATGCCATCATGGAAGCGGCATTAGAGCTAGGTGCTGATGATGTTGTTACTCATGACGATGGCTCTATCGATGTGTTTACTGCACCAGCCGATTTCTTAGATGTCAAAGAAGGCTTGATTGCGGCGGGTCTTGAAGCTGCGCATGACGAGGTTTCAATGGTTCCTTCAACCACGGCTGAGTTAGATGTTGAGGGAGGTCGTAAAGTGCTGCGTCTTCTCGATACGCTTGAAGATCTAGATGATGTGCAAAACGTATATCATAATGCTGAGATCCCAGAAGAATCTTTACAAGAGTAA
- a CDS encoding EAL domain-containing response regulator translates to MNEICLGSREFNSDVLDVSENEVLTDSLIMMVDDEPIMIDLIQAFLEDAGYGDFLGQSDSKCAVDLVTKRKPDVLLLDLVMPDVTGFMVLEALRGMEQTKHLPIIVLTSSSDGATKLKALELGATDFLAKPVDPSELVLRVRNILTVKAYQDQLAYYDALTGLPNRKLFLERLTIAVDASQVGNEQLAVIVIHLNTFKAINDSYGPKVGDDVLRESAIRLQRCLSALKMSGTLHNQDPLKIISKVSGDEFSILLSYELSDDELSYIAERLIKTFEDPFTIDKHSLYISISLGIAMSQRDGDDADIVLKNASYAAHHSHDETTGQLQFYSKEANQHLQERLQMQQDLTKAIKEKEFYLVFQPQVDAFTGQVKGAETLLRWARPDKNFVSPAVFVPIAEQSGLMEEIGSWVLLSACRQAASWQQQGMSDVSISINVSSQQFSSDNFVQFVGQCLQETKVHPASVVIEMTESLAMSDIDKTHTTLKQLQALGLKVSVDDFGTGYSSLSYLKSFPLDELKIDKAFVDGLPGNKGDQAITSAIITMAKKLNFLVVAEGVENQDQADYLAIAGCDLFQGYHFARPLEVDAFKTFYERHR, encoded by the coding sequence TTGAATGAAATTTGTTTGGGAAGTAGAGAGTTTAATTCGGATGTTCTTGATGTGAGTGAAAATGAAGTTTTGACAGATTCTCTAATCATGATGGTCGATGATGAACCTATCATGATTGACCTGATACAAGCTTTTCTTGAAGATGCTGGTTATGGGGATTTTCTAGGCCAAAGTGATTCGAAATGTGCAGTCGATTTAGTGACTAAGCGAAAGCCTGATGTACTACTGCTTGATTTAGTAATGCCAGATGTAACCGGGTTTATGGTATTAGAAGCTCTGAGGGGTATGGAGCAAACAAAACATCTTCCAATTATTGTTCTTACATCATCAAGTGATGGGGCTACAAAGTTAAAAGCGCTTGAGTTAGGCGCGACTGATTTTTTAGCTAAACCGGTTGATCCTAGTGAACTGGTGCTCAGGGTTAGGAACATACTTACAGTTAAGGCTTACCAAGATCAATTAGCATATTATGATGCCTTAACAGGCTTGCCTAATCGTAAACTTTTCTTGGAGCGCTTAACGATAGCAGTTGATGCATCACAAGTTGGTAATGAGCAACTGGCAGTTATCGTAATACATTTAAATACATTTAAAGCAATTAATGATAGTTACGGCCCCAAGGTGGGGGATGATGTATTAAGAGAGTCGGCTATTCGGTTACAGCGTTGCTTAAGTGCATTGAAGATGAGTGGTACTTTACACAACCAGGATCCATTAAAGATAATTTCTAAGGTCTCTGGTGATGAATTTTCTATTTTACTGAGTTATGAATTATCTGATGATGAGCTTTCATACATAGCGGAACGTTTAATAAAAACGTTTGAAGATCCCTTTACTATTGATAAACACAGTTTATATATCAGCATTAGTTTGGGAATCGCTATGAGTCAGCGTGATGGAGATGATGCTGATATCGTCTTGAAAAATGCTAGTTATGCGGCTCATCACTCACATGATGAAACAACAGGTCAATTACAGTTTTATTCAAAAGAAGCAAACCAGCATCTGCAGGAACGTCTGCAGATGCAACAAGACTTAACAAAAGCAATTAAAGAAAAAGAGTTTTACTTGGTGTTTCAGCCACAAGTTGATGCGTTTACAGGTCAAGTTAAAGGAGCGGAGACATTATTGCGGTGGGCGCGTCCGGATAAAAATTTTGTATCTCCTGCTGTTTTTGTGCCTATTGCAGAGCAAAGTGGGTTAATGGAAGAGATTGGTTCTTGGGTGTTATTAAGCGCTTGCCGTCAAGCGGCCAGCTGGCAACAACAAGGGATGAGTGATGTATCAATCTCAATTAATGTATCGAGCCAGCAATTTAGCTCAGATAATTTTGTGCAATTTGTTGGCCAGTGCCTTCAAGAGACCAAGGTTCATCCTGCATCAGTGGTGATTGAGATGACTGAAAGCTTGGCAATGAGTGATATTGATAAAACACATACAACTCTCAAGCAGCTTCAAGCTTTAGGCCTGAAGGTCTCCGTAGATGATTTTGGTACAGGTTATTCTTCCCTTAGTTACTTAAAAAGCTTTCCGTTAGATGAGCTTAAGATTGATAAAGCTTTTGTGGATGGGCTTCCTGGCAATAAAGGTGATCAGGCGATTACTTCTGCCATTATTACTATGGCTAAGAAGCTCAATTTTTTAGTGGTTGCAGAAGGTGTAGAAAATCAAGATCAGGCGGATTATTTGGCAATAGCAGGTTGTGATTTGTTTCAGGGGTATCACTTTGCAAGACCGCTTGAAGTTGATGCCTTTAAGACATTTTATGAGCGACACCGTTAA
- a CDS encoding GNAT family N-acetyltransferase — protein sequence MTYRFDLSKSITDIGPVDWERLAGRAHPFMRYEFLEALESSGAVSVQTGWQPLHLRLFEDDECILILPMYLKNHSYGEYVFDWAWADAYERHGLDYYPKLVTSIPFTPATGPRIATNKPLAEVLPLLSQIIQQVCAERGISSWHGLFFEGKQHQHMKAQNFECRLGTQYHWFNKDYQSFEHFLESFNSRKRKSIKRERQKIAEHDVTIQCIEGSDITESLLNTFYHCYHLTHLKRGRKGYLTQEFFSNLLQTMPEQIVLFAAQYQSKYVATALCFKDNHTLYGRYWGCIEEFHSLHFETCFYTGIEYCIQHGLQRFDPGAQGEHKIQRGFEPIETWSSHYISNPSFKQAIVQFLKEEETLMRTQMNELSKGLPFRKGE from the coding sequence ATGACATATCGATTTGATCTATCCAAAAGCATTACTGATATCGGCCCAGTTGATTGGGAGCGCCTTGCTGGCAGAGCCCACCCCTTTATGCGTTATGAGTTCCTTGAAGCATTAGAGTCCAGTGGCGCTGTATCAGTTCAAACAGGCTGGCAACCTCTTCATCTTCGTTTGTTCGAAGACGATGAGTGTATTCTAATTCTCCCTATGTATTTGAAAAACCACTCTTATGGAGAATATGTTTTTGACTGGGCATGGGCCGATGCCTATGAACGCCATGGGTTAGATTATTATCCAAAACTTGTTACGTCTATCCCTTTTACGCCAGCTACCGGTCCTCGCATCGCTACCAACAAACCACTTGCTGAGGTACTCCCCCTATTAAGCCAAATTATTCAACAAGTGTGCGCTGAAAGAGGAATTTCGTCATGGCATGGCCTTTTCTTTGAAGGCAAGCAACATCAGCACATGAAAGCCCAAAATTTTGAATGCAGGTTAGGCACCCAATATCACTGGTTTAACAAAGACTATCAGAGTTTTGAGCATTTCTTAGAAAGCTTTAACTCTCGCAAGAGAAAAAGTATTAAACGTGAAAGACAAAAAATCGCAGAGCACGACGTAACTATTCAGTGTATTGAAGGTAGTGATATCACAGAATCACTATTAAACACCTTTTATCACTGCTATCACCTAACGCACTTAAAACGCGGCAGAAAGGGATACCTTACTCAAGAGTTCTTTAGCAATTTATTACAAACCATGCCCGAACAGATAGTATTGTTTGCCGCACAATATCAGTCTAAATATGTTGCAACCGCACTATGCTTTAAAGACAACCACACACTTTATGGGCGCTATTGGGGATGCATTGAAGAGTTTCACAGCCTGCATTTTGAGACCTGCTTTTACACAGGTATAGAGTATTGCATTCAACATGGCCTACAAAGGTTTGACCCAGGTGCGCAAGGAGAGCATAAGATACAACGAGGGTTTGAGCCCATAGAAACTTGGTCTTCTCATTACATCAGCAACCCCTCATTCAAACAGGCAATTGTTCAATTTTTAAAGGAAGAAGAGACTCTCATGAGGACACAGATGAACGAGCTATCCAAAGGCTTACCATTTAGAAAGGGGGAATAA
- the ruvC gene encoding crossover junction endodeoxyribonuclease RuvC has protein sequence MIILGIDPGSRITGYGLINVVGARNEYVASGCIRIKGDELPERLNQVFEGVTEVIRQFSPQEMAIEQVFMSKNADSALKLGQARGVAIVAGTQQELPVFEYAARSIKQSVVGKGSADKVQVQHMVTQILKLPGLPQADAADALAIALCHANTRLGMIKMAGATGRRQGRWR, from the coding sequence ATGATCATTTTAGGTATTGATCCTGGTTCGCGTATAACAGGCTATGGCCTAATTAATGTGGTGGGTGCTCGTAATGAATATGTAGCGAGTGGATGTATTCGTATTAAAGGGGATGAGCTACCAGAGCGCCTAAATCAAGTTTTTGAAGGTGTGACTGAGGTTATTAGGCAGTTCTCGCCTCAAGAAATGGCTATTGAGCAGGTATTCATGTCTAAAAATGCGGACTCTGCACTAAAGCTAGGCCAAGCTCGTGGTGTTGCTATTGTTGCCGGTACCCAGCAGGAGCTACCTGTATTCGAATACGCCGCTCGATCTATTAAGCAATCCGTTGTGGGCAAGGGCTCTGCTGATAAGGTGCAAGTGCAGCACATGGTCACACAGATACTTAAACTTCCTGGTTTGCCGCAGGCTGATGCAGCCGATGCGTTGGCTATTGCTTTGTGTCATGCCAATACACGCTTGGGCATGATTAAGATGGCGGGTGCAACTGGGCGTCGTCAGGGGCGTTGGAGGTGA
- a CDS encoding HIT domain-containing protein, with protein MDELELEFELDTRLANDCIVMGDFPLCRLLLMNDSNYPWFILVPRRVGATEIYHLSKEEQYQLIDESSMVAEIMADSFSARKMNIANLGNMVPQLHIHHVARHEGDLAWPGPVWGKHPAVPYTQEKIDKIHSRIKSMITQEVSFVLNENMS; from the coding sequence ATGGATGAATTAGAACTTGAGTTTGAACTCGACACACGCCTCGCTAATGATTGTATTGTCATGGGTGATTTTCCGCTATGTCGCCTCTTGTTGATGAATGATTCAAACTATCCGTGGTTTATATTAGTACCACGCAGAGTTGGTGCTACTGAAATATATCATTTATCCAAAGAAGAGCAGTATCAGCTTATTGATGAATCTTCGATGGTTGCTGAAATTATGGCAGATAGCTTTAGTGCAAGAAAAATGAATATAGCCAACTTGGGGAATATGGTACCGCAACTGCATATCCATCATGTTGCCCGCCATGAGGGCGACCTTGCATGGCCTGGGCCGGTCTGGGGTAAGCATCCAGCGGTTCCTTATACGCAAGAAAAGATTGATAAAATACATTCACGTATCAAATCGATGATCACGCAAGAGGTATCCTTTGTCTTGAATGAAAATATGAGCTAG
- a CDS encoding trimeric intracellular cation channel family protein: MDYATLIFIAELIGVSVFSITGALAAQGKRMDILGVVVLAIVTSLGGGTIRDITLNAYPIGWVVNNTYLWTAIVSAVSAFLICRYFLYPRRTMLVLDAAGLALFAVLGAEKAMSLGVGPIIVIMMACITGCAGGMIRDILTREIPLILHREGELYATCAILGAVFYVVFFGLIEERLLAIASMLIIFITRLAAIFGDLCLPEFIVAGHKLESPEEARDR, translated from the coding sequence ATGGATTACGCAACACTGATTTTTATTGCGGAATTAATCGGAGTATCTGTTTTTTCGATTACAGGAGCCTTGGCCGCTCAAGGTAAGCGAATGGATATTCTTGGGGTGGTCGTGCTCGCTATTGTTACCTCGCTTGGCGGTGGGACCATTCGCGATATTACGCTTAATGCATATCCTATTGGTTGGGTTGTTAATAATACCTACCTTTGGACGGCCATTGTCTCAGCGGTTTCTGCATTTCTAATTTGCCGATATTTTTTATACCCCCGTAGAACAATGTTGGTACTAGATGCGGCGGGTTTAGCGTTGTTTGCTGTATTAGGTGCAGAGAAGGCGATGTCCCTTGGGGTGGGGCCTATCATCGTCATCATGATGGCTTGTATTACTGGCTGTGCTGGCGGTATGATCCGAGATATATTGACGCGTGAAATCCCTCTGATCCTGCATCGAGAGGGGGAGCTTTATGCCACATGTGCCATCTTAGGGGCTGTTTTTTACGTTGTATTCTTTGGTTTGATTGAGGAGCGATTATTGGCTATCGCCTCGATGTTAATTATTTTCATCACTCGTTTAGCCGCAATATTTGGTGACCTTTGCTTGCCCGAGTTTATTGTGGCGGGGCATAAATTGGAGTCACCAGAAGAGGCGAGGGATCGGTAG
- a CDS encoding ABC transporter ATP-binding protein produces MTMHTSAQTTTVQNLVRVDNLSVQFGEGSSAVTAVKSVSFEIKQGETMALVGESGSGKSVTALSLLRLLPYPKASHPTGSIHYQGKDILQADEVTLRDIRGDQISIIFQEPMTSLNPLHTVEKQIAESLWLHKLLKGNAARERTLELLTLVGIRDPESRLASYPHQLSGGQRQRVMIAMALANEPDLLIADEPTTALDVTVQKQILELLQELQQKLGMAILLITHDLNIVKRYAKNVCVMYQGEIVERGNTQQIFNQPQASYTQQLITAEPTGKPLPVAKNSECILETDDLRIWFPIKRGFLGRTVDHIKAVNGVSLSLQRGETLGVVGESGSGKTTLGLAILRLIHSEGAISFRNQRIDGLNQSEIKPLRRQLQVVFQDPFGSLSPRMSVEECIAEGLTVHNIGKGSERESLITKALLEVGLDPDVRHRYPHEFSGGQRQRISIARALILKPDVIILDEPTSALDRTVQVQIVELLKDLQKKYALSYIFISHDLSVVKALSHKVLVMKQGEVIEHGDADTLFSAPSHPYTQDLLRAAFE; encoded by the coding sequence ATGACCATGCACACCAGCGCACAGACTACTACAGTACAAAACTTAGTAAGGGTCGACAATCTGAGCGTGCAGTTTGGAGAAGGAAGTTCAGCAGTAACGGCAGTAAAATCTGTTAGCTTTGAGATTAAACAAGGCGAAACAATGGCTTTAGTCGGTGAGTCAGGCTCTGGGAAATCAGTCACCGCCCTCTCCCTATTACGTTTACTTCCCTACCCTAAAGCCAGCCATCCTACTGGCAGCATCCACTATCAGGGAAAAGATATTCTACAAGCCGATGAAGTAACACTTAGAGATATTAGAGGAGACCAGATCAGCATCATATTCCAAGAGCCGATGACCTCTCTCAACCCTCTTCATACAGTAGAAAAACAAATAGCTGAAAGCCTATGGCTGCATAAACTACTAAAAGGAAATGCAGCACGAGAGCGAACATTAGAGCTGCTCACTTTAGTCGGCATCAGAGACCCTGAAAGCAGGCTAGCTAGTTACCCTCACCAGTTATCCGGCGGGCAGCGGCAACGTGTCATGATAGCAATGGCACTTGCTAATGAGCCTGATCTACTCATTGCTGACGAACCAACCACGGCTTTAGATGTCACCGTACAAAAGCAAATACTGGAACTATTACAAGAATTACAGCAAAAGCTTGGCATGGCCATTTTGCTGATTACTCACGACCTTAATATAGTTAAGCGCTATGCCAAGAACGTCTGTGTCATGTACCAAGGAGAAATTGTAGAGCGTGGTAATACTCAACAAATTTTTAATCAGCCGCAAGCCAGCTACACACAGCAACTCATCACAGCCGAACCAACCGGAAAACCTCTTCCAGTAGCTAAGAATAGTGAGTGTATTTTAGAAACTGATGATCTTAGAATCTGGTTTCCTATTAAACGCGGTTTTTTAGGCAGAACTGTCGATCATATTAAAGCGGTCAATGGTGTTAGCCTCAGCCTGCAACGAGGCGAGACACTGGGCGTTGTAGGAGAATCCGGCTCAGGAAAAACAACACTGGGTCTAGCAATACTTCGTCTAATCCATAGCGAAGGAGCAATCAGCTTTCGTAATCAAAGAATCGACGGACTCAACCAAAGTGAAATAAAGCCTTTAAGAAGACAGCTTCAAGTGGTCTTTCAAGACCCATTTGGAAGCCTCAGCCCACGCATGTCAGTTGAAGAGTGTATCGCTGAAGGGTTAACCGTTCATAACATAGGAAAAGGATCAGAAAGAGAATCGCTAATAACCAAAGCCCTGCTCGAAGTGGGCCTTGACCCTGATGTACGACACCGCTACCCACATGAATTTTCTGGTGGACAGCGACAACGCATATCGATTGCTCGCGCGCTCATTCTCAAGCCTGACGTTATTATCCTTGATGAACCAACTTCTGCTTTGGACAGAACCGTTCAAGTGCAAATTGTTGAGTTGCTTAAAGATCTACAGAAAAAATATGCCCTTAGCTACATATTTATTAGTCACGACTTATCAGTTGTCAAAGCCCTGAGTCATAAAGTACTGGTCATGAAGCAAGGAGAGGTAATAGAGCATGGCGATGCCGACACCTTATTCAGCGCGCCGTCTCATCCCTATACTCAAGACTTGTTAAGAGCAGCTTTTGAGTAA